A genomic window from Silene latifolia isolate original U9 population chromosome Y, ASM4854445v1, whole genome shotgun sequence includes:
- the LOC141632078 gene encoding protein FAR1-RELATED SEQUENCE 5-like, which yields MLPPYLTQLKRQWYDVTRTRRFGLYAAVQVVVIRFVGDAEVVRCSNFVSMVLDRDNVVDEAEVIEEAEVIEDAEEEEEEEEEEASGSSNMNRIFGCPTHLKPVIGMVFDTLELGIVFYEAYAKECGFVTRKGSQKNKQGVTTHKTCLCNKAGECEAKGKKHRRQRTRLGCLAKIKFKRIANGQYQIYGFVEGHNHMPPTPLTMVNKGPVMTYRMFKEYVRGYQNVGASLEDFKNFSRDIKKFLSEGDAQMLIEHFMKIKRMCPSFYFDFEVDEKGRLSHVFWADPISIKNYLLFGDMTSFDTTFRKNKYRMIFAPFTGVDHHKRCVTFGAGLLINESKESFAWLFTKFLEAMGGRYPVCIITDEDLGIEGGLKKVFKDKVQHRYCMWHILKKFPEKVGPVICRETEFLKEINSCVWGEDVEPAEFEERWTSIVEAHGLSDNEWLQEKYGIRHFWIPAYFRDLLLGGLMRTTSRSESENHFFSNFTNPNLTLVEFWMRFESAMDTQRWAQSKAIAQSKYSFPDLATPLDWKSMQ from the exons ATGCTTCCTCCTTACCTCACACAACTTAAGCGGCAGTGGTACGATGTGACACGAACCCGGCGTTTCGGGTTGTATGCGGCAGTGCAGGTGGTGGTTATCCGGTTCGTTGGAGATGCGGAGGTGGTTCGTTGCTCTAACTTCGTTTCGATGGTGTTGGACCGAG ATAACGTAGTAGACGAGGCAGAAGTAATAGAGGAGGCAGAGGTAATAGAGgatgcagaggaggaggaggaggaggaggaggaggaggcgtcCGGTTCAAGCAACATGAATCGGATTTTTGGTTGTCCTACCCATCTCAAGCCTGTTATTGGTATGGTCTTTGATACACTTGAACTCGGTATTGTCTTTTATGAAGCATATGCAAAAGAATGTGGGTTTGTGACTAGGAAAGGCTCACAAAAGAATAAACAGGGTGTCACTACACATAAAACTTGTTTGTGTAATAAGGCTGGAGAATGTGAAGCCAAAGGCAAAAaacaccgtaggcaaaggactaggCTAGGTTGCCTTGCTAAGATTAAGTTTAAACGAATTGCTAACGGTCAATACCAAATTTATGGTTTTGTTGAAGGGCATAATCATATGCCGCCTACACCATTAACAATG GTTAACAAAGGTCCAGTTATGACCTATAGGATGTTTAAGGAGTATGTCAGAGGTTATCAGAATGTGGGTGCTTCATTGGAAGACTTTAAAAACTTTTCAAGGGATATCAAAAAGTTCTTGTCAGAAGGGGATGCTCAAATGCTTATTGagcattttatgaaaataaaaagaATGTGTCCATCCTTTTATTTTGACTTTGAGGTAGATGAGAAAGGTAGATTGTCACATGTTTTCTGGGCTGACCCTATTAGTATTAAAAATTATTTGCTATTTGGGGATATGACATCCTTTGACACTACCTTTAGGAAAAATAAGTATAGAATGATATTCGCCCCTTTCACGGGGGTGGATCATCATAAGAGATGTGTGACCTTTGGGGCTGGGCTTCTTATTAATGAGAGCAAGGAGTCATTTGCTTGGTTATTTACGAAATTCCTAGAAGCTATGGGGGGTCGTTATCCTGTGTGTATAATAACTGACGAAGATTTGGGGATAGAAGGAGGACTTAAGAAAGTCTTTAAAGATAAAGTGCAACatagatattgcatgtggcacatattGAAGAAGTTTCCAGAGAAGGTAGGGCCTGTTATATGTAGAGAAACTGAGTTTTTGAAAGAGATAAACTCATGTGTTTGGGGCGAAGATGTGGAGCCTGCTGAATTTGAGGAAAGATGGACATCCATTGTGGAAGCTCATGGGTTGTCGGATAATGAGTGGCTTCAGGAAAAGTATGGCATTAGACATTTTTGGATTCCAGCTTACTTTCGTGACTTGTTATTAGGAGGGTTGATGAGAACCACCTCGAGGTCCGAGTCAGAAAATCATTTTTTTAGCAATTTCACTAATCCAAATTTGACCCTTGTTGAATTTTGGATGCGCTTTGAGAGTGCAATGGATACACAacgatgggctcaatcaaaaGCGATTGCACAATCTAAGTACTCGTTTCCCGACTTGGCTACTCCTCTAGACTGGAAAAGCATGCAGTGA